From a single Pelobacter seleniigenes DSM 18267 genomic region:
- a CDS encoding HEAT repeat domain-containing protein, with protein MPASSSLVELTKDEHPTVRREAINVLPKIKYEGPDYIVQLETIAASDSNIFNQKAAKEILQSIQNGH; from the coding sequence ATGCCAGCCAGCTCTTCACTTGTCGAGCTTACCAAAGACGAACATCCGACGGTAAGACGTGAAGCAATCAACGTATTACCTAAAATTAAATACGAAGGTCCAGATTATATAGTGCAACTTGAGACTATAGCTGCTTCTGATAGTAATATTTTCAACCAAAAGGCTGCAAAAGAAATATTGCAAAGCATTCAAAATGGCCATTAA